In Styela clava chromosome 14, kaStyClav1.hap1.2, whole genome shotgun sequence, the following are encoded in one genomic region:
- the LOC120340583 gene encoding uncharacterized protein LOC120340583, translating into MMFKIILSCCFTVLMFVDQSSAQLGVIPKCQNGDWSGWLDRDDPSLTGDWETWSSFPRKPCENPVAQHFELINPNDPPPLAQQLVIFPPAGGVACINDRGDRKCPDLKIRFCCPKAPKCDEEGYDWTDWYDVDDPTDSTGDYELLSDLVSQNQDRVCEKPTAIDAIVVATQDSWQSGGNVDMVVDTQVGLICKNEKQPEGICCEDYAVRFCCKLCPKKQKPIGTDLTTGSQVGEVIAKELNKDIIKTPQT; encoded by the exons ATGatgttcaaaattattttgtcctGTTGTTTTACTGTGTTGATGTTCGTGGATCAGAGCAGTGCCC AACTTGGTGTTATCCCTAAATGTCAAAACGGGGATTGGAGCGGTTGGTTAGACAGAGATGATCCAAGCTTAACTGGTGATTGGGAGACATGGTCGTCTTTTCCTAGGAAACCGTGTGAAAATCCAGTGGCGCAACACTTTGAGTTGATAAATCCCAATGATCCACCACCATTGGCGCAACAGTTGGTTATTTTTCCTCCCGCTGGAGGAGTTGCCTGTATCAATGACCGAGGAGATAGAAAATGCCCAGATCTGAAAATCAGATTCTGCTGTCCGAAAG CGCCGAAGTGCGACGAAGAAGGGTACGATTGGACAGACTGGTATGACGTAGATGATCCTACCGACAGTACAGGTGACTACGAGCTTTTGTCAGATCTGGTAAGCCAAAACCAGGACAGGGTATGTGAGAAACCAACTGCGATTGATGCCATCGTTGTGGCAACTCAGGACTCCTGGCAATCGGGTGGCAATGTTGACATGGTGGTGGACACTCAGGTTGGCCTAATTTGCAAGAATGAAAAACAACCGGAGGGAATATGCTGTGAGGACTACGCAGTAAGATTTTGCTGTAAATTAT GTCCAAAAAAACAGAAGCCAATTGGAACTGATCTGACCACAGGTTCACAAGTAGGAGAGGTTATAGCAAAAGAATTGAATAAAGATATAATCAAAACGCCTCAAACATAG
- the LOC120340585 gene encoding uncharacterized protein LOC120340585, whose amino-acid sequence MMFKIILSCCFTVLMFVDQSSAQLGVIPKCQNGDWSGWLDRDDPSVTGDWETWSSFPRKPCENPVAQHFELVNPNDPPPLAQQLVIYPPTGGVACINDRGDRKCPDLKIRFCCPKLPKCDEEGYDWTDWYDVDDPTDSTGDYELLSDLVSQNQDKVCEKPTAIDAIVVATQDSWQSGGNVDMVVDTQVGLICKNEKQPEGICCEDYAVRFCCKLCPKKQKSNGTDLATGSQVGEVIAKELNKDIIKTPQT is encoded by the exons ATGatgttcaaaattattttgtcctGTTGTTTTACTGTGTTGATGTTCGTGGATCAGAGCAGTGCCC AACTCGGTGTTATTCCTAAATGTCAAAACGGGGATTGGAGCGGTTGGTTAGACAGGGATGATCCAAGCGTAACTGGTGATTGGGAGACATGGTCGTCTTTTCCTAGGAAACCATGTGAGAATCCAGTGGCGCAACACTTTGAGTTGGTAAATCCCAATGATCCACCACCATTGGCGCAACAGTTGGTTATTTATCCTCCCACTGGAGGAGTTGCCTGTATCAATGACCGAGGAGATAGAAAATGCCCAGATCTGAAAATCAGATTCTGCTGTCCGAAAT TGCCGAAGTGCGACGAAGAAGGCTACGATTGGACAGACTGGTATGACGTAGATGATCCTACCGACAGTACAGGCGACTACGAGCTTTTGTCAGATCTGGTAAGCCAAAACCAGGACAAGGTATGTGAGAAACCAACTGCGATTGATGCCATTGTTGTGGCAACTCAGGACTCCTGGCAATCGGGTGGCAATGTTGACATGGTGGTGGACACTCAGGTTGGCCTAATTTGCAAGAATGAAAAACAACCGGAGGGAATATGCTGTGAGGACTACGCAGTAAGATTTTGCTGTAAATTAT GTCCGAAAAAACAGAAGTCAAATGGAACTGATCTGGCCACAGGTTCACAAGTAGGAGAGGTTATAGCAAAAGAATTGAATAAAGATATAATCAAAACGCCTCAAACATAG
- the LOC120340582 gene encoding creatine kinase M-type-like, giving the protein MPNVNLARYNGKEEYPDLEKHNNHMAHCLTEDIYKRMRSKETPSGFNIDDCIQTGVDNPGHPFIMTVGCVAGDEESYETFAELFDQVIEARHNGYKKTDKHKTDLNPENLKGGDKLDEKYVLSSRVRTGRSIRGYCLPPHCTRAERRKVEEISCEALAKLDGELKGKYYSLAKMTDQEQEKLIADHFLFDKPVSPLLLSSKMARDWPDARGIWHNDKKNFLVWINEEDHLRVISMQKGGNMREVFSRWCEGLGEFEKHIKSAGYEYMWNEHLGYILTCPSNLGTGVRAGVHLKIPLLSQHPKFEMLLKKLRLQKRGTGGVDTAAEGGTFDISNADRLGFSEVELVQMVIDGVEFMISCEKKLESGQSIDSDVDKQKQK; this is encoded by the exons ATGCCTAACGTCAATCTCGCTCGTTACAATGGAAAAGAAGAATACCCAGATTTGGAAAAACACAACAATCACATGGCTCACTGCCTTACCGAAGACATTTACAAAAGGATGAGAAGCAAGGAAACACCCAGCGGATTTAACATCGACGACTGTATTCAAACTGGTGTCGACAACCCAG GTCACCCTTTCATTATGACGGTCGGTTGTGTAGCAGGAGACGAGGAATCGTACGAAACGTTCGCTGAATTATTCGACCAAGTGATTGAAGCCAGACACAACGGTTACAAGAAAACAGATAAACATAAGACCGATCTCAACCCAGAAAACTTGAAG GGAGGAGATAAATTAGACGAGAAATATGTTTTGTCTTCCCGTGTACGAACCGGACGAAGCATTCGCGGATATTGCCTTCCTCCGCACTGTACCCGCGCTGAGCGCCGAAAGGTCGAAGAAATTTCGTGCGAAG CTCTTGCCAAGCTTGATGGAGAATTGAAAGGAAAATATTATTCACTGGCTAAGATGACTGATCAAGAGCAAGAGAAACTCATTGCAGATCATTTTCTTTTTGACAAGCCAGTCTCCCCATTGCTTCTATCTTCTAAAATGGCCCGAGATTGGCCAGATGCTCGTGGAATTTG GCACAACGACAAGAAAAACTTTCTTGTCTGGATCAACGAAGAAGATCATTTGAGAGTTATTTCGATGCAGAAAGGAGGGAATATGAGAGAAGTTTTCTCTCGTTGGTGCGAGGGACTTGGCGAG TTTGAAAAGCATATCAAGTCGGCTGGGTACGAATACATGTGGAATGAGCACCTCGGCTACATCCTGACTTGTCCAAGCAACTTGGGTACTGGAGTTCGTGCGGGCGTTCATTTGAAAATCCCCCTACTTTCTCAACATCCAAAATTCGAAATGCTTCTTAAGAAACTCCGGCTTCAAAAACGGGGAACTG GCGGAGTAGACACCGCGGCTGAAGGCGGTACTTTTGATATCTCAAACGCTGATCGACTGGGATTCTCCGAAGTAGAACTAGTCCAAATGGTAATAGACGGAGTAGAATTTATGATCAGCTGTGAGAAGAAATTGGAATCCGGACAGAGCATCGACTCAGACGTCGACAAACAGAAGCAAAAGTAG